CTTTTCCCGCCCTCAATTTTTACACCGCCAGCCGGAGTTTCCTTAAGAATTCTACCTGCATTCCTGAATGCCTCATCCACGCTCAACTGGTATGACATAAAAGGCATATCGCAAATAAGCATCGACCGCGTGATCCCTTTTGCAACAGCTTTAGTGTGATATATCATCTCATCCATCGTTACTGGAAGTGTAGTCTCATTCCCCTGAAAAACATTCCCAAGAGAATCACCGACGAGAATCAGATCGATTCCCGCCTCATCGAGAAGCTTTGCTGTTATAAAATCATATGCAGTAAGAGCAGCTATCTTTTTATTTTCCTTTTTCATCAGACTGAGTGTCTTTGTGGAAACCCGCTGAAATTTTCCAAATGTGCTCATGTAGTCTCTTAAACTTTCTTTTCAATTACCAATTCTTCAAAATCGATGGAAAATCTGTCTCGAAAACCTTGTATTATCGAGAACTTCAACTTTTCCATATCCACTTCTTCACCTGTGATACTTTTGATATCCGAAGTTTTTTCGTTCAAAAGCATCTTCAGATTCTCCTTTTCAAACAGATCGATATTAAGATAATCAACTATCTTTTTATGAAAACTTCCTGTATTTATCGATCCGTGCTGAAGGATTACATCACCGGTTTTTCGTTGTGCACTTCCTATCAGTTTCCTGCCATCCATTTTTACTTCAGATTTGGAAGGGACAGAGAAGCAGGCAGCACTCTCAGACGAGCGGTAGTGCTCCTTAAAATTTACTTCTTCACTTGAGAGCCCGGCTCCCCCGAGTCTTTGATCATACTCTGCTAGACCGAAAAGAAGTGCCTCGTTTATCGCATTGTAGGCGTCCTTCGGAGAGATATTCAGTTTGTTCAATATAACTGAATAAGTCAACTCTTCCGAATGAAAAACAGCCCTCCCCCCCGTGGGCCTTCGAACCCAGTCATACCCGTCACGGTGGAGTGCTTCTTTATTTAGACTCTCCTCAGACTGATTTGCCCCGAGGGAAATGCAATACGGATTCCATTCGTACAACCGGAGACACATCGAACCTTCCTTGCTCCCGGAGGCAAGTTGAACATCAAAGTCCATATTGAACCTTCCGGGCGAGGCAACGGTATCTATGTAATATCCTTTTACAGACATGCGATTCACAAGCTGATTATCTGATCAATCCCCTTGTGCTGCGGGAGATAAAATCAAGAATTTCTGCAGCAAATTTGTCGTCCGCAAACTTCTGGTTTATCTGTTCCTTCGCCTGAGTAAGATTCAGATGCGACTGATAAATCAGTTCATAAATCTTTTTTATTCTCATTATTTCGTCATTCGTAAAGCCGCGTCTTCTGAGTCCGATCAGATTGAGTCCTTCGTATTTGAGGGGCTCATGTCCGGCAAGAATATATGGCGGAACATCCTGCACAACTCTGAATCCGCCTCCGATCATACAATGTTTACCAATTTTGCAGAATTGATGAACGGGTGTGCAACCGCCAATAATTGTATAATCCTCAATGGTTGCGTGACCGCCGACCTGAACAGTGTTTGCAAGAATAACATTATTGCCGATTCTGCAATCGTGAGCAACATGAGAGTAAGCCATCAGCAAACAGTTTTCACCGATTGAGGTCAGGCGTGTCTCTACTGTACCCCGGTGAAGCGTAACAAATTCATGTATTGTGGTACCACTTCCTACTACGGTATGCGACTCTTCGCCGGCATACTTCAAATCCTGTGGGGCATGTGAAATTGATGCACCCTGATAAATGGTGACATTCGAACCGATTCTCGCTCCATTGTAGAGACATGCATGGGGACCGATTTTTGAATTTTCACCAATCTCGACATCTGCTTCAATAAATGCGAAAGGACCGATTACGACACCCTCGCCTATTCTGGCTTTCGGATCGACGACTGCGGTTTTATGTATCTCAGGCATGGCTCACCCTGTCAACTATTGCTGCCGTAAAATCAGCTTCGGCTACAAGGGCACCTTCGACAAAAATCTCACCGCGCATTATTACAAATTTTCTTCTCATTTCTTTCATCTCTACTTCAATCCGAAGAACATCTCCGGGGATTACTGTTCTCCTGAATTTGGCATTGTTTATTTGCATAAAATAGGCGTTCTTTTCTTCAGGATTTCCGATCGAATTCAGCAGCAACAACCCGCCGGTTTGTGCCATCGCCTCAATCAACAACACTCCCGGCATTATTGGATTCCCCGGGAAGTGGCCGTTAAAAAAAGGTTCGTTTATGGAAACGCATTTCAATCCTGTGATCTTCTTCTCCATTTCCATGCTGATAATTCTGTCCACAAGAAGGAAGGGATATCTGTGCGGAAGTATCTTTGTGATAGCGTTTATATCAAAAACAATGCCCTGTTTACTGGCATGTTGATATTTCTTCACAAGTTTTTTCTGCTGATACATTTTCCGGATCATTTTAGCGAATTCCACATTCGCTTTGTGACCGGGTCTCGCAGCAAGAATCTGAGCCTTTATCGGAACGCCTATAAGCGCGAGATCACCAATAAGGTCGAGCAGTTTATGCCTTACCGGTTCATTTTTGAATCTGAATGACTTATTGTTAAGTATTCCGGTTTCACCCAAAACGAACTTTTCCTCGATTCCCAGCTTCTCACCAAGTTTATCGAGTTCATCCACTTCCAGATCCTTGTCCACAATCACAACAGCATTCTCGAGGTCGCCTCCCTTAATCAAACCCTGATTAGCAAGCATTTCAACTTCACTCAAAAAGCAGAAAGTACGGGAAGGGGCGAACTCACTCACGAATTCCTTCTCCAGGTCAAAAAGTCCGGAGTGCTGACTCCCGAGTGCAGGATTCTGATAGTCGACCATCACCGTGATGCGATAATTATCGAGAGGGAGTGCCACAATATCCACTCCTCTGTCTTCTTCGTGGTAGGTAACCGTCTGATCGATTATAAGGTAATCTTTTGGGGCTTCCTGCTCTACAAATCCAGCTGCCACAAGTTTTTCGACATAGGGAAGAGAACTTCCGTCCCCGATTGGAGGTTCGATACCGTCGAGCTCTATCTTGAGATTATCAATTTGCAGACCGTAAACGGCAGCCATCACATGCTCAACGGTGTGGACTTTTGCCTCTCCGATTCCGATGGTAGTTCCCCGGGAGATATCCACAACATAATCCACCACAGCAGGTATTTCAGGATTTCCTCCCAAATCGGTTCTTATAAATCTTACCCCGTAATTCTCCGGAGCAGGTTTAAATGTCATTTTGCATTCATGTCCGGTATGTATCCCGATACCGCTCATCGAAACTTCTTTTGCTATTGTGCGTTGTTTTATTAACATTTGTTCCTTTGGATAGAATTATGCCAATTTGTTAAAGTGTAAAAAATAAACATAAAATTTACGCAATTATTATTAAATATTGATTAAATCTTCAAAAACTGCCTGATAGACAACCGGTTAAATCTGCCGAAATACTCATTTTTTACGGTTATCCACCATCAAAACGAACTCCCCTTTGAGGTTTTTTTTCGTCACTTCCTCGAGCAGTTTCCCCGCACTCCCTCTGATAATCCTTTCTGAAGGTTGTGTCAGATCGAATGCCAGTACGGTTTCTGCACCTCTTCCAAAATTGTCCACAATCTCTCTCGCAATATTCTTTAATCTGTAAGGTGTCTCGAGAAAGACAATCAACTCGTTTAACCTCGTCAATCTTTTTAATTCTTTCACCCTGAGATCTTTTTTTACAGGCAACCAGCCGTAATAATAAAACTTTTCTGCGTGAAGTGCTGACACACTGAGAGCTGTGGTAAGAGATGAGGCACCGGGTACAGGAACTGCCTCAACACCAAATGCGAGAAGATTATCGAGCAGATGGTGCCCCGGGTCGGCAAACATAGGCGTTCCACAATCGGAGATCAAAGCCGCACTTTCGCCATTTATCAGTCTTTCCACGATCAGAGGAGTATTCTCCGCCTCGTCGTGTTCATTAAGAGTCACGAGTTCCTTCCTGATCTCCAACTTGCTTAAAAGTCGACGGGCATCTTTCAGATCTTCACAGATAATAAAATCAACCGATTGAAGCACTTTTATCGCACGGAGGGTAATATCTTCGAAATTACCAATGGGGGTTGCGGTAACGAATAAAGTACCGGGCATCATTTGTCCTGTAAATGAGGTGGTCTGAAGCCTCTGTAGATGTCAAATTTCGGAATGTATTCAATGATATTAAATGATTTATCGCGAATGGTTCCCCCACTAGGGTAATAATAGTAGGTCTCAACCTCACCTGTTTCCATCGTGGCAGGTCTTCCATTCATCGTATAGAATTGAAGCCTGTAAAATCCGCCTTCATATTGCGAATTTGTGAGTTGTATCAAAAAGTTTTCTTCAGAAAATACTAAATTATCGCTCATCAATTTTTTCTTTAATTAATTGAATTTTATGATTATTTTAGTGCAAAGATACTAATGAATTATTGTATCACCACACATTTTGTCCATTCACCTTTTATATATATCATTTAAATTAAATGTTGAGTTCCATTACCGAAATAATGACCGGTGGAAGCAGTGATTCCGAAATCCGGTCGCTGATTACAGCCCTTCCGCTGATGGTAATAGCTACCGACAGTGAAGGAATCTTTGTCGAATGGAATTATGAATGCGAAAGGGTGACAGGCTACAACTCCTCCGAAATGATCGGTAATCCCGATCCTAGCAAAATCCTCTTCCCTGATCTCGAATACTTGAAACTGCTGCAAACCTTCTGGCAGGAAAATTCGGGAAACTACCAGAACCAGGTCTGGAAAATACACTGTAAGAACGGTTGTCAAAAAGCCATAAGCTGGTCAAATATTTCGAAGAAATACCCCGTTGTAGGATGGTCCTCCTGGGCGATTGGAATAGATATTTCAGAATTGAAGGAATTCTCTGAGAAACTTGAAAAAAGTGAAGATAAAATAAAGGATGTTGCCAAGATTTCCGAAACGCTTCTTACCGAACCTGATTTTGAGACGGGAATTCAAAAAGCTTTCGAGATTCTGGAGAAATCAGCGGGTGCCGACAGAATATATATTTTTGAAAATGAAACCGACCCCGAAACGGGGGAAGTTTTCATGAGTCAGAGCTATGAATGGGCGCGGGGCGGTATCAGCATTCAGATTGACAACCCCTTGTTACAGAAACTGCCCTACAATAATTCCTTCCCCCGCTGGAAGGAAAAGATGTCCGTAAAAGAAAGCATCAACGGACTGATTAAAGACTTCCCCGCAACGGAAAGGGCATATCTGGCTCCCCGTGGAATTCTCTCAATTCTGGCTGTACCGATTTGTTTCAATGACCAGTGGTGGGGTTTCATCGGTTTCGATAACTGTACGGAAGAAAGAGTTTACTCGGCTGCAGAAGAGTCGATGCTTAAAACTGCCGCAGTAGCCATCGGTGGTGCAATTCAAAGAGAAACCACCACGAGACAACTGCTGGCAGCAAAAACCAAAGCCGAGGAGATGAACAGGCTCAAATCCAACTTCCTCGCCAATATGTCGCATGAACTTCGAACTCCCCTCATCGGTGTTCTGGGTTTTGCCGAAATTCTGAAGGAGGAAATTCAGGATCAGTACCATAAAAAACTGGCTGAAAACATCTTTTCCGCCGGGCAGCGCCTTAGTGACTCACTCAGCCTTATCCTCGATCTCTCAAGAATTGAAGCTGATAAACTTACACTCAACCTGGAGCTGGTGGACATTACCGAAGTAATCTCTGAAAGTATCTCCTACCTCGAATCTGATGCCGGCAACAAAGGACTCTACATTAAAACCACTTTCCCTGAGACGGTTCCACTTCTAAAATCTGATAGAAGAATGTTGCTTACCATTGTGGACAACCTGCTCAGTAATGCAATAAAGTTTACAAAGACAGGTGGTGTTCATTTTATCATCACAATCGAAAAAGGAATAAATCTCAGGAAAATGAACCTGATGATCCGTGACACCGGCATCGGAATTTCTCCCGAATTTCAGCAGCTAGTCTTTGATGAATTCAGACAGGTATCGGAGGGTCTCACCCGCTCCTTCGAGGGTGTGGGACTCGGTTTGACTATTGTCAAAAAATTCACAGAAAAGCTCGGTGGACAGGTAGAGATGAACAGTCAACCCGGTGCAGGAACCACTTTTACCATTTCATTTCCTGTGAGTCTCGACGCAGGTATTTCTCCTGAACCGGATGCCTCCGAGGTCCATTTTTCACTTCCACCCTGGATATCAGGTGAAAAAAAGCGGATCTTACTTATCAATCAGGACATCATGTCGCAGACCCTTGTCAGAGTGTTCACAAAGAGTTTTGCCGAGATTCTGATCGCTTACGATACCACTCAGGCGGTTGAATTCGCATCCACTAAAAAAATTGATATTGTACTCCTGGAGATTGACTCCGTGAATACATCCTCAGGTTTAAAGGTCATTAAACATTTGAGAGAGCAAAAGGAATATAAAAATGTTCCGTTCATAGCTTTCAGTTCGCATGCTGTCTCAGCCCCCGGAAACACCCTGCTTGAAGCCGGTTTCAATGGCTATATTCCTAAACCTGTCGTCAAAGCTGACTTCCTCAGAATCCTGAAAAAATTCCTTTAGTCCTCCCCGTCCGTTCCCGATTCCCTTTCCTCCGGCATTATTTTTCTGATTGAACAATTTTGATACTTAATATATAAGTATATTTTATTATATTGCCTTATTAATTTATGTTTTAATCGTTTTAACCTTATTTATTTAGTCATTCAACGGAATTAGCATGAAAAAATTCGGTTTACTCGCTTTTGCAATTCTTATTGTACTCTCTGTCTTAAGTCTTTTTCTGAAAGGCAGTTCCATACCCGGTGATACCTCTGCAATAAGTGCCGGTGATACTGCCTGGCTTCTCACAGCAACAGGTCTGGTACTTTTGATGACACCGGGTCTGTCGTTCTTCTACGGCGGTATGGTGCAAAGCAAGAATGTAATCTCCACAATGTTCCAGAGTTTTATTGCAATGGGAATAATCTCAATTTTATGGGTTGTTGTCGGTTTCAGTCTTGCTTTCGGAGAGAGTGTACACGGGATAATTGGCAATCCCTTTACTTTTCTTTTCTTCAAAAATGTGGGTGTAACACCAAATCCGGCATTCGCTCCCACAATTCCGTTTCTTCTTTTTGCGATGTTTCAGTTGAAGTTTGCAATTATTACACCGGCACTAATTACCGGATCGTTCGCCGAAAGGGTAAGTTTCAAAGCATACCTCCTCTTTATGGTACTTTTTTCACTTTTCATTTATGCTCCTTTGGCACACATGACCTGGCACCCTGACGGAATATTAAGACAGATGGGGGTACTCGATTTTGCGGGCGGTACAGTAGTGCATATGTCGGCTGGATATGCTGCACTTGCGGGAGCTTTGATTCTTGGAAGAAGAAAAATTCACATTGAAAACCAAAAACATGAACCGGCAAATATCCCCTATGTCCTTCTCGGAACCGGTTTAATCTGGTTTGGCTGGTTTGGATTCAATGCGGGTTCCTCACTGGCAGCTTCGGGACAGGCTGTCCTCGCTTTCTCAACCACTAATACCGCATCGGCGGCTGCAGCACTCGCATGGATATTTTTTGATGCCATGATGGGAAGAAAACCCTCTGCCCTCGGTGCGTGCATAGGAGCTGTGGTGGGACTGGTGGCAATAACCCCCGCTGCGGGATTTGTGACCGTTGGTGAGAGTCTTTTCATCGGAACAATTGCAAGTGTGATCAGCAACATCGCTGTGTCTTTGAAGTCCAAAACAACTTTGGACGATACCCTCGATGTTTTTCCCTGTCACGGGATCGGAGGGATTACCGGAATGATTGCCACAGGAATATTCGCGCAACAGTCAGGACTGATTTACGGAACCACCACTACATTTCTGAATCATCTTATCGCACTGGTGATTGTGTCCGTATTTGCTTTTGTCGGTTCTGCCCTGCTTTACTATCTCACCAATCTTATAACGCCCCTCCGTGTAAACAAGGAGATGGAGGAAGAAGGACTGGATATCTCGCAGCATGGCGAGAGTATCAATCAGTTTGCTGACTAAAATTCTTCCTCAAGTTCACGCAACGATTCGACGGCGGAGATATCTTCTATTGAAGAGAGGTCACCGAGCACCACTCCGCCGGCTGCAATCTCCCGAAGAAGCCGTCTGACAATTTTACCGTTTCTGGTTTTGGGAAGTGCCTCAGTAAACCTTATTTCATCGGGTCTTGCTATATGCCCTATCTCCACCATAACATGATTCCGCATCTCTTCTTTTAGCAGAAGTGAAGGGGAAACATTTTCTTTCAATGTAACAAAAGCAACAATCGAATTTCCTTTCAGGTCGTCGGGTCGTCCAACAACCGCAACCTCGGCAACATCTTTATGAGTGTGCAAGGCATTCTCAATTTCGAGAGTGCTTAGTCTGTGTCCCGAAACAGTCACTACATCATCAACTCTGCCGAGCATCCAAAAGTAACCGTCCTTGTCCTTTCGGGCTCCGTCCCCGGTGAAAAAATCACCACCGAATCCTGCCCAGTAATCATCCTTGAAGCGTTTTTTGTTTCCGAAAACAGTTCTCGAAATAGAGGGCCAACTGTCCTTAAGCACGAGAAAACCATTTTCACCCGGCTTTACAGGTTTCCCGTTTTTATCCACTACATCAGCAAGAATTCCGGGAAGGGGAAGTGTAGCCGAACCGGGTTTTAGCGGAGTAACTCCGGGAATCGGAGCAATCATGAATGATCCTGTTTCTGTTTGCCACCATCCGTCAATTATCGGACACCGTTCCTTGCCTACTGTTTTGTAAAACCAGAACCAAACTTTTGGGTTCACGGGTTCACCACCCAAAGCAAGGATTCGCAGACTGTCAAGTTTGTATTTATTTACCCAGCCGTCGCCCATTCTCATCAAAGTTTTGACATAGGTGGGTGCTGTGAAGAAGATTGTCACTTTGTGTTTTTCGATCAATTTCCAGAACCGGTCGGGTTCCGGTGTTGCCACTGCGCCTTCATACATCAGGATGGTTGCACCATTCAGAAGCGGGGCGTAAAGCCCGTAGGTATGGCCTGTGGAAAAACCGGCATCGGTTGTGCACCAGTAAATGTCGGTCTCCTGAATATCAAAGATAAGTTTGAATGTGTAGTATGCGGAAATCATATACCCGGCTGTGGTATGAAGGATTCCCTTTGCTTTTCCGGTAGTGCCGCTTGTAAAAAGAATGAAGAGAGGATGCTCGGAGTCGAGCTGGAGGGCATTGCACTCGTCAGACACAGATTCCATCAGCTCATGCCACCAAAAATCCCTCCCGGGCACCATCTTGACAGATGATTCATGAAGTCTTTTGAAAAGAATTACCGTTTTTACTTCAGGACAACTCTCGAGAGCATTATCGACTGCAGGTTTCAGGTAAATGTTGCTTCCCCGCCTTACAGCCAGATCACTTGCAATTACAATTTTAGCTTTCAATTCCCTGATTCTGTCTTTCAAAGCCTCAGCGGAGAATCCGGCAAACACTACGGAATGGATTGCACCAATCCTCGCACACGCAAGTAGAGCAATTGCCATCTCAGGC
This region of Bacteroidota bacterium genomic DNA includes:
- the lpxA gene encoding acyl-ACP--UDP-N-acetylglucosamine O-acyltransferase, encoding MPEIHKTAVVDPKARIGEGVVIGPFAFIEADVEIGENSKIGPHACLYNGARIGSNVTIYQGASISHAPQDLKYAGEESHTVVGSGTTIHEFVTLHRGTVETRLTSIGENCLLMAYSHVAHDCRIGNNVILANTVQVGGHATIEDYTIIGGCTPVHQFCKIGKHCMIGGGFRVVQDVPPYILAGHEPLKYEGLNLIGLRRRGFTNDEIMRIKKIYELIYQSHLNLTQAKEQINQKFADDKFAAEILDFISRSTRGLIR
- a CDS encoding bifunctional UDP-3-O-[3-hydroxymyristoyl] N-acetylglucosamine deacetylase/3-hydroxyacyl-ACP dehydratase gives rise to the protein MLIKQRTIAKEVSMSGIGIHTGHECKMTFKPAPENYGVRFIRTDLGGNPEIPAVVDYVVDISRGTTIGIGEAKVHTVEHVMAAVYGLQIDNLKIELDGIEPPIGDGSSLPYVEKLVAAGFVEQEAPKDYLIIDQTVTYHEEDRGVDIVALPLDNYRITVMVDYQNPALGSQHSGLFDLEKEFVSEFAPSRTFCFLSEVEMLANQGLIKGGDLENAVVIVDKDLEVDELDKLGEKLGIEEKFVLGETGILNNKSFRFKNEPVRHKLLDLIGDLALIGVPIKAQILAARPGHKANVEFAKMIRKMYQQKKLVKKYQHASKQGIVFDINAITKILPHRYPFLLVDRIISMEMEKKITGLKCVSINEPFFNGHFPGNPIMPGVLLIEAMAQTGGLLLLNSIGNPEEKNAYFMQINNAKFRRTVIPGDVLRIEVEMKEMRRKFVIMRGEIFVEGALVAEADFTAAIVDRVSHA
- the rsmI gene encoding 16S rRNA (cytidine(1402)-2'-O)-methyltransferase, translating into MPGTLFVTATPIGNFEDITLRAIKVLQSVDFIICEDLKDARRLLSKLEIRKELVTLNEHDEAENTPLIVERLINGESAALISDCGTPMFADPGHHLLDNLLAFGVEAVPVPGASSLTTALSVSALHAEKFYYYGWLPVKKDLRVKELKRLTRLNELIVFLETPYRLKNIAREIVDNFGRGAETVLAFDLTQPSERIIRGSAGKLLEEVTKKNLKGEFVLMVDNRKK
- a CDS encoding response regulator; protein product: MTGGSSDSEIRSLITALPLMVIATDSEGIFVEWNYECERVTGYNSSEMIGNPDPSKILFPDLEYLKLLQTFWQENSGNYQNQVWKIHCKNGCQKAISWSNISKKYPVVGWSSWAIGIDISELKEFSEKLEKSEDKIKDVAKISETLLTEPDFETGIQKAFEILEKSAGADRIYIFENETDPETGEVFMSQSYEWARGGISIQIDNPLLQKLPYNNSFPRWKEKMSVKESINGLIKDFPATERAYLAPRGILSILAVPICFNDQWWGFIGFDNCTEERVYSAAEESMLKTAAVAIGGAIQRETTTRQLLAAKTKAEEMNRLKSNFLANMSHELRTPLIGVLGFAEILKEEIQDQYHKKLAENIFSAGQRLSDSLSLILDLSRIEADKLTLNLELVDITEVISESISYLESDAGNKGLYIKTTFPETVPLLKSDRRMLLTIVDNLLSNAIKFTKTGGVHFIITIEKGINLRKMNLMIRDTGIGISPEFQQLVFDEFRQVSEGLTRSFEGVGLGLTIVKKFTEKLGGQVEMNSQPGAGTTFTISFPVSLDAGISPEPDASEVHFSLPPWISGEKKRILLINQDIMSQTLVRVFTKSFAEILIAYDTTQAVEFASTKKIDIVLLEIDSVNTSSGLKVIKHLREQKEYKNVPFIAFSSHAVSAPGNTLLEAGFNGYIPKPVVKADFLRILKKFL
- a CDS encoding ammonium transporter, encoding MKKFGLLAFAILIVLSVLSLFLKGSSIPGDTSAISAGDTAWLLTATGLVLLMTPGLSFFYGGMVQSKNVISTMFQSFIAMGIISILWVVVGFSLAFGESVHGIIGNPFTFLFFKNVGVTPNPAFAPTIPFLLFAMFQLKFAIITPALITGSFAERVSFKAYLLFMVLFSLFIYAPLAHMTWHPDGILRQMGVLDFAGGTVVHMSAGYAALAGALILGRRKIHIENQKHEPANIPYVLLGTGLIWFGWFGFNAGSSLAASGQAVLAFSTTNTASAAAALAWIFFDAMMGRKPSALGACIGAVVGLVAITPAAGFVTVGESLFIGTIASVISNIAVSLKSKTTLDDTLDVFPCHGIGGITGMIATGIFAQQSGLIYGTTTTFLNHLIALVIVSVFAFVGSALLYYLTNLITPLRVNKEMEEEGLDISQHGESINQFAD
- the acs gene encoding acetate--CoA ligase, with the protein product MNDKRETKRIIKMNSSLKKIYHPMKEFSERAVVKTLDEYKKLYKESVLNPEAFWGSVADELHWFKYWSHVREGSMYESKWFVGAKTNLSYNCIDRHLNGHSRNKAAIIWEGEPGETRTLTYLQLHREVSKFANVLKQKGVQKGDRVIIYMGMVPEMAIALLACARIGAIHSVVFAGFSAEALKDRIRELKAKIVIASDLAVRRGSNIYLKPAVDNALESCPEVKTVILFKRLHESSVKMVPGRDFWWHELMESVSDECNALQLDSEHPLFILFTSGTTGKAKGILHTTAGYMISAYYTFKLIFDIQETDIYWCTTDAGFSTGHTYGLYAPLLNGATILMYEGAVATPEPDRFWKLIEKHKVTIFFTAPTYVKTLMRMGDGWVNKYKLDSLRILALGGEPVNPKVWFWFYKTVGKERCPIIDGWWQTETGSFMIAPIPGVTPLKPGSATLPLPGILADVVDKNGKPVKPGENGFLVLKDSWPSISRTVFGNKKRFKDDYWAGFGGDFFTGDGARKDKDGYFWMLGRVDDVVTVSGHRLSTLEIENALHTHKDVAEVAVVGRPDDLKGNSIVAFVTLKENVSPSLLLKEEMRNHVMVEIGHIARPDEIRFTEALPKTRNGKIVRRLLREIAAGGVVLGDLSSIEDISAVESLRELEEEF